From the Malus domestica chromosome 17, GDT2T_hap1 genome, one window contains:
- the LOC103436525 gene encoding uncharacterized protein has protein sequence MKTEAKRFAIEIEDDDEFLSQVAAAEAEALAYKRRRISTAPSQNAAVSFNSHANQKLGADDDGGGLYTAALKGSQRAVPDTPRGGLSRGRVNVGAAGNDGVSAGGDTCFKCGKPGHWARDCDAPSGGGGGGGYYGNFGGGDSSISVPEKNCSCGYGACLVLTANTEKNPGRKFYKCPLRQENGGCSFFEWCDNAATRPNAVATTGSATRSHSYAASDFSFPALECPCGGGVCLILTAKTGKNIGSQFYRCPAKEGSSCGFFKWCNEHIAAAAGVPGRGLSEANSKGYGVTTGSSCFKCGKEGHWARDCPTVPSYNAAPAEMGARSASGGSCYKCGKPGHWARDCPSG, from the exons atgaagacTGAAGCAAAACGCTTCGCCATCGAGATCGAAGACGACGACGAGTTCCTTTCTCAGGTAGCGGCGGCCGAGGCCGAAGCGCTCGCCTACAAGCGCCGTCGCATCAGCACTGCGCCCTCACAAAACGCCGCCGTTTCCTTCAATTCCCACGCGAATCAGAAATTAGGCGCGGACGACGACGGCGGCGGCCTCTACACCGCTGCTCTCAAAGGAAGCCAGCGAGCAGTCCCTGACACTCCCCGCGGCGGATTATCCAGAGGGAGGGTCAATGTCGGGGCGGCCGGAAACGATGGCGTCTCCGCTGGTGGTGATACCTGCTTCAAGTGCGGGAAACCGGGACATTGGGCCCGCGATTGTGATGCCCCCAGCGGAGGCGGAGGCGGTGGTGGGTATTATGGTAATTTCGGTGGCGGcgactcttcgatttctgtTCCGGAGAAAAATTGCTCTTGTGGGTATGGAGCCTGCCTGGTCCTCACTGCAAATACTGAGAAGAATCCGGGTCGAAAGTTTTACAAATGCCCTCTGAGACAG GAAAATGGAGGCTGTAGTTTCTTTGAGTGGTGTGACAATGCTGCTACTCGGCCAAATGCCGTGGCTACTACTGGTAGCGCTACTAGAAGCCATAGCTATGCTGCATCTGACTTTTCGTTTCCAGCTCTAGAATGTCCCTGCGGTGGCGGTGTCTGCTTAATCTTAACTGCCAAAACTGGGAAAAATATCGGCAGCCAATTCTACCGTTGTCCGGCTAAGGAG GGAAGCTCTTGTGGGTTCTTCAAGTGGTGCAATGAGCATATTGCGGCAGCCGCTGGTGTTCCAGGTCGTGGTTTGAGCGAGGCAAACAGCAAAGGGTATGGTGTAACTACTGGTTCTTCCTGCTTTAAGTGTGGAAAGGAAGGGCATTGGGCAAGAGATTGCCCAACAGTTCCTTCGTATAATGCTGCTCCAGCCGAAATGGGGGCACGGTCTGCTTCAGGGGGCTCTTGCTATAAGTGCGGCAAGCCAGGGCACTGGGCGCGGGACTGCCCTTCAGGTTAA
- the LOC103436497 gene encoding 7-deoxyloganetin glucosyltransferase-like gives MSSIAVGDKPHAVCIPVPFQSHIKAMLKLAKLLHHRGFHITFVNTEFNHKRFLKSLGPNSLDGFPDFRFETIPDSLPVSDADSAQDPYLLCDSIRTNFLAPFCNLIKKLNDMAASNNVSPPVSCIVSDGLMTFTITAAEEFRLPIALFFTLAASACSLMGSEHYSALVERGFAPLKDESCLTDDILDKVIDWTPGMNGVRLRALPYWDSDIFLNFTVEAMDRAHKASAVVFHTFDALEQDVLDALSSMLPLVYAIGPLQLLLNQIPEHPLKPVGYSLWKEETECLQWLNAKAPNSVIYVNFGSLAVMTPEHVIEFGWGLANSNHPFLWIIRPDLVAGETAILPPDFVADTKERGMIVSWCPQEKVLNHPSVGGFLTHSGWNSTIESLSAGVPMLCWPLFGDQQTNCYFTCNEWGSGMEIDSKVKRDEVEKLVRELMEGEKGKKMKNKAIEWKKLAEEATGPHGSSSKNLDNLVKQVLLNNSDVLRD, from the exons ATGAGTTCCATAGCAGTAGGTGATAAGCCTCACGCCGTATGTATTCCGGTTCCATTTCAAAGCCATATCAAGGCAATGCTGAAATTAGCAAAACTCCTCCACCATAGAGGCTTTCACATAACCTTTGTCAACACAGAGTTCAATCACAAGCGCTTTCTTAAATCTCTCGGACCCAACTCTCTTGATGGCTTCCCTGATTTTCGGTTTGAAACAATTCCTGATAGCCTTCCAGTTTCAGATGCAGACTCCGCCCAAGACCCCTATTTGCTTTGTGATTCTATCAGAACAAATTTTTTGGCTCCGTTTTGTAACCTTATAAAAAAACTCAACGACATGGCAGCTTCCAACAATGTTAGTCCTCCGGTGTCTTGCATTGTTTCAGACGGCCTCATGACGTTTACTATCACGGCTGCTGAAGAATTTAGACTCCCTATCGCGCTGTTTTTTACTTTAGCTGCATCCGCATGCAGCTTAATGGGATCTGAACACTATTCTGCTTTGGTAGAAAGAGGATTTGCACCATTAaaag ATGAAAGCTGTTTGACAGATGACATTTTGGACAAGGTAATAGACTGGACTCCGGGAATGAACGGTGTACGGTTAAGGGCTCTCCCCTACTGGGATAGTGACATCTTCCTTAACTTCACCGTTGAAGCAATGGACAGAGCTCATAAAGCTTCAGCTGTTGTTTTTCACACTTTTGATGCGTTGGAGCAAGATGTTTTGGATGCTCTCTCATCTATGCTTCCACTTGTTTACGCCATTGGCCCACTCCAACTACTTCTCAATCAGATACCAGAACACCCTTTGAAGCCTGTGGGATACAGTCTATGGAAAGAAGAAACCGAGTGTCTCCAATGGTTAAACGCCAAGGCACCAAACTCTGTTATTTATGTGAATTTCGGCAGTCTAGCAGTGATGACACCTGAACATGTTATCGAgtttggttggggacttgcaaataGCAATCATCCCTTCCTGTGGATAATTAGGCCTGATCTTGTTGCCGGGGAAACAGCAATTTTGCCACCCGACTTTGTGGCCGACACCAAGGAAAGAGGTATGATAGTAAGTTGGTGCCCACAAGAGAAAGTCCTCAACCACCCATCGGTTGGAGGGTTTTTAACACACAGTGGCTGGAACTCAACCATTGAGAGCTTGTCTGCCGGAGTGCCTATGCTCTGTTGGCCACTCTTCGGCGACCAGCAGACAAACTGTTACTTCACTTGCAACGAATGGGGTAGTGGCATGGAAATCGATAGTAAAGTGAAGAGAGATGAAGTGGAGAAGCTTGTTAGAGAATTAATGGAGGGGGAGAAgggcaagaaaatgaaaaataaggcCATAGAGTGGAAGAAACTTGCGGAAGAAGCCACCGGTCCGCATGGTTCTTCATCCAAAAACTTAGACAACTTGGTGAAGCAAGTGCTATTAAATAATAGCGATGTACTGCGCGACTAG
- the LOC139193870 gene encoding 7-deoxyloganetin glucosyltransferase-like — MLKLAKLLHHKGFHIAFVNTEYNHKRFLKSLGPSSLDGLPDFRYETIPDGLSDTNPRQEFPLLQESIRKNFLAPLRNLLKKLNDSNPPVTCMVSDGFVTSTITAAKELGIPIVVFFPFAAAGFMGSKQYPILVEKGLAPLKDESCLTKGFLEMVIDWVPGMKGIGLRDLLKALFLPTHVFCFVLLQILAAERLYRRGFLVNLSIGGYL; from the exons ATGCTAAAACTTGCAAAGCTCCTCCACCACAAAGGCTTTCACATAGCTTTTGTTAACACAGAGTACAACCACAAGCGCTTTCTTAAATCTCTTGGCCCCAGCTCCCTCGATGGCTTGCCTGACTTCCGGTATGAAACAATCCCAGATGGCCTTTCAGATACCAATCCCCGCCAAGAGTTCCCTTTGCTTCAAGAGTCCATCAGAAAGAACTTCTTGGCTCCGTTGCGTAACCTCCTCAAGAAACTGAATGACAGTAATCCTCCAGTGACTTGTATGGTTTCAGATGGTTTTGTGACATCGACCATCACAGCTGCTAAAGAGCTTGGAATTCCTATCGTAGTCTTCTTTCCTTTTGCTGCAGCCGGCTTCATGGGCTCTAAACAATATCCTATTTTGGTGGAAAAAGGACTTGCACCTTTGAAAG ATGAGAGCTGCTTGACAAAAGGATTTTTGGAGATGGTAATAGATTGGGTTCCAGGAATGAAGGGTATCGGTTTGAGGGATCTAttgaaagctttgtttttgcctactcacgttttctgttttgtgctCCTCCAGATTTTAGCTGCTGAACGtttgtatcgacgaggattcttggtgaatctcagtataggtggctacctctga